In Labeo rohita strain BAU-BD-2019 unplaced genomic scaffold, IGBB_LRoh.1.0 scaffold_2313, whole genome shotgun sequence, the genomic window AGTGTCAAAATGGAAAAAGTAGATAAGGAATACAAAAGgtatactttttttctgactgTCAGTCAAGATGTACAGAAAGTTAAAGAAATAATTGTATGACCAGCTTTGTTTCTTGTACATGTGTGGACTTCTGTGTTCCCTttgaacttctttttttttttttttcagtagaaaAAACCTTTTAGTTGGATTATCTGTTTACACATAGTGCACATCCATCAGACAAAATGACAAAGGAAACCAGTCCCATACTGTAAGTGGGAGAGTAAGGACAGTGAAGGTtccatttttttcaagtttggCATATAAAGCAAATATTCACTTTATTCCGGTTTACTACTTATGCATATTATAGAGTCAATTGGATAAATTATGCAGCTATAATTTTGTgggtgtgttggtatggatgtcagaatgtggtttgtatgtatgtcataaatacattttttgtgtgtttgtgtgtgcacacCTGTAATATCTGAGAGAAAGAAATTATACTGTACTGTGAATCACAAATCCCACTGCTTTGAATGCCAGCGGAGCTTTGCTGGAATCTAATGGgaaaagtttgaaaactccacccaaacaaaatcttactaaaagttcattttttgagatatcaacctcaaatttggaacacaacttcttgagatttttggcttttttgattttttttttttttttttttttttttttttttttttcaaattgttttataaaatatatattttatataaaaaatattgctcataaatcatttttaaacttaaacctGTATaacttttttggtttttttttttgaactttttttaacttcaacaataatctgccaagggtctttttaaaaataaaaccaaacttaAGTCTGTACTCCCAGGCTTCAAATTTTGATGAGAATTTTTTGACATGGACAATTTTGTCCACTATGAAcctatgtgtaacttttttaaattgacgcacaagggttaaacaaaaattaaatgttcaaaaaatggaaataaagtgTCTGACAGGTATTTTATAGTGGGAATAAAGTgcctaatgtttatttaatagtCCTTCTAATTGATCAGACAGGCTGACAGATCAATCATGTGCAGCTCATATTTTCTCCATTTTCAAAACCATGACTCTCTTCATGGAGCTTCACAGGTTAAacatggttagggttaggaagTAGGTGTAGGAGTGGGCTTTAGTGAAAGCCACAAGTATGGTCCcaataaggctgcatttactataataaatataatcataaacAATGAATGTGTTATTACATGGGGCAGCAGGGTGGCTCAGTGGGTAGCGCTGTTGTGTCACAGCAAAAAACCCCCCGCTTTGAGTTCCCGAGCCAGGAGGCCTTTCTCAGCCTTATGTGGGTTTTCTCTACAATCCAAAAACATGCAGCAGGTGAATTTGACAGTATAAATGTCTCACaggtgtgaatgtgtgtgtctgtttgtgagTCCTGTGATGGACTGGTCATCCGTTCAGGGAGTCCCTCACCTGTGACCTGAGACACTGGGATAGACTCCAGCCCCCCACAAACCTGCAGAGGATAAAGCAACTTGAAAAATTGATGGATGttattatgtaatgtttttttttgcaatatacaAACAATATCTCTCAATGCAGGTGATCTCAGATTTTACTATCCTTTGTGATGAAGGAGAAACCTGTAAACAGTTTTGTGTTCTGTGACATTTTAAACCTCAGTCCATTGATCCATCAAACATTGATTTGTGCTCTAAGTTTGTATACAGTTAAACTGATCTGATCTGAGAGAGTGAAgagtgtgtcattgttctctacaggttgtttaattgtggtgtcacagatgaaggttgtgctgctctggcttcagctctgagatcaaacccctcacacctgagagaactgaatctgactgggaataaactaggagattcAGTGAAGCTGCTTTCTGATGTACTACAGAatcctcactgtaaactggagttACTGTGGTAAGATCCAAaaaatccattcataaaaaaacaaaatatttatatataaatatatgctacagaattaagacttttttttatgtacagtgAATTATGAACAATTTTGCCATTACAAATGCCATCCATGTATTCCATTTTCTTGAATCAAAGTCAcataaacagtttttaaaagttatcactaaaaaacattttgcacatttttaaagcAGAGTTCACAACTAATTCATAAATTTAAAACTAGGCTGTCAAACGATTTATAATATATGCATACTAAATAATGTTTAAGTTTGCTTAATATATGTGTTTtgtataattatgtatatatacatacacacaaattcatgtatatattaaagagaaatatgttatgtacaaaatatttgtatgtttgtgtaatagaaatgataataaatacatatatttttaaatattgtttaaatatatacatgaatgtgtttgtatttttatatacataataattatagtaCACTTAGGCAAGTGCATTTAGGCGAACTCAGACTTTTATTATGTATGccattaatcacgattaatcgtttgacagccctatttaaaACCAATGATTGGTTACAAGGAAATGGTTTCAAACCATATTTTTGAGACTGTCTTTGGTAGACTgcagttttaaggagaaaatactcagCAATAGTGTTGACTGATGAATTTGTCTCATGGTTTGTCTTTAAGCATATTTAAAACACCAGATAAACCtgtaaacaatgttaaaaacttaaaagatTTTCACCACAGGGATCTTTAAATACTGTATGTTAAATTTAGATGCTTTATGATCGAATTTTGTGTTCTGTGACATTTTAGACCTCAGTCCAATTATCCATCAGACATACTGATTAGTGCTCTAAGTTTGTACTTTATCTTTAGTAATGGATTCACAactgatctgatctgatctgagAGAGTGAAGAGTGTGTCATTGTTTTCTACAGGTTGATTgattgtggtgtcacagatgaaggttgttctgctctggcttcagctctgagatcaaacccctcacacctgagacaaATGAATCTGTCgtggaataaactaggagattcAGTGAAGCTGTTTTCTGATGTACTACAGAatcctcactgtaaactggagacaTTGTGGTAAGATCCTCAGTAAAACATCCTTTAATGTCAATTCTAAGAATGCAATCAGCAATGTTCAGTAAACACAGTAAATTCAGCAGAAATGACTCTAagttcatttcattcatttctgtTACATCACATGCTTTGCTTATGATAGTCTGATCAATAATGAACTTTCAGATAATGTGAAAAATAGTAATCCAGGGAAGATGTGACTAAATGCAAGGATGAATCTCCCAGAGAGTTTTAGATTTTCACAAACAGAAACTGAATGTGTTTAGTTTTAACTCAACTGCACAATGAACTAGTGGAAAGTTTAATCAATTCAGTGTTTTTGCCTCAATACTGATTCTGAAACAACaagcagtgtttttgttttatttataaatttatttgttccaaTACCATTTATCATTTTCTTGTTCACTAATTTCACAATCAGCTAACTCAGACtaaattatgtcaaaataaaataaaaaataaatggaaaaatatgtatattagcAAAATctatgaaaaatatcttaaaacagGTTACCGGATTATGACTCAGAGCTAAGCGATTTAGACATATTCAAAGACTTGAAATTGTTTGCGGGGTTTCTGAGTATTTTGAACTGGCAATTTTGCTCTAGTGTCCTGCATTACAAACCATCCATGTTATTCCAGCCTTattgaaccagctaatcagtgtctccaggatcactagaaagttacaggcaggtgagtttaatcagggttggagctaaaacaaaacagtgatCCTCCAATTTTGATCCCATTTTTGCTCATTTATCTATCCTGAGAaaagcattatttaattaaaacaaagttaAAATGGGGGCGGATCACCAAAGACAATTAAGATGGGGGTAAACAAGGGATGAGCCAGAAGAAAAGGTCACATGACATGATGTCAGTGCATGTGTACAAAAGTTCACAACACAATTTATACATTAAAACTATTGAGAATCTTTATTGATGTTCAACAGATGAGTCCAAACATGACACAGTGATCAAGTGTTTGATCACAAGAGTTAATAAATGAGATGTAATGGGGAACACGTGGCTCCTGTGAAGCAAATGTCCTCCTGTAGGTGTTTATTAGAGGTGCGAGTGACTGTTTCTCCAGACAGATCCGTCCTTATATCACTATGAAACAATATCTCACATTCAGCTCTGTGTGTCTGTTCAGTCCTGAAGCACATGACAGTTTCAAACAGCACCACTGAGCATCACATGCATAAATCTCATTCTATCAGCAGCAGTTTGTGGCAATGCTTGTCATTATATCTCCTCTCCTGCTCTGAGACCAGAGTCAATAACAAACTACAGACACTTCAACTACAATTCACattgtgtcattgttctctacaggttgtgggattgtggtgtcacagatgaaggttgtgctgctctggcttcagctctgagatcaaacccctcacacctgagaatACTGCATCTGTAtgggaataaactaggagattcTAGTAGGAAGTTACTCTCTGATCTGAAGGATGATCCACATTATAAACTGGAGACTTTATACTGTTGtgagtgtttgtttatttaaagtgtGTAATTGGAGAATATAAGATAATAATTCAGCTCCACTTTAGTCTCTGcactttaaactgtttttaattctGTGATGTGACTTAgttatgaatatatgaatattttaatctcTTACAGAGTCTCTAAGTGATAGTAGTTGTTGATCATTCACTGTTATTAATCTGTAATAtgaatatactgtttttttctgaaatggatCTGCTGATGTGATGTGACAGCAGTAATGTCTCATACTCATATGtgactgtctgtgtgttttattgtagACTCTCAGTATTTAGACGTCAGTCCAGTTTCCTCAGGATCAGCTGATGGTGAATAAGGAGCCGCTACAGAGACGTCACAGTCACACAATCAACAGAGACTGTGTGATTTGGGGGCCACAAAAAATGAAGGGATgttaatttcagttcatttcCTGACTGACTCCCAGTGCTCGTTAACCAATCATTGACCATTAACTGACAAAATTTGAATGTTACattagatttaaattaaattggaaTCAATAAGTTTATGTGACCCAAACATTTCTATTCATGCAGAATGAGAGATATAGGTATGTTTATCtgtaatatttataacaaataattttgaagCTGCTTATATTTTCAGaagtattatttttgctttgttctGAATAGCCTACCTGtaaaatttaaaggatttgttgaccatttttttttcttcaatgcaATTTTGACTGTGTAtagcaaatgttttaaaaatagcttgggaggaaaaaaaataagttacttTCATTGCATTTCTTCCCTAGATACTTTTTAAGAACTTCAGTGTAACATTAATGGGTAGCTTAATGTAAAACATTGTCATTATTTCAATGTACATTGTGTAAAAGACAAATTCATTGTTTTATACAGATAGCAGATAATaggtttaatataaaataaactatagtAAATGGCACAGCATTTGTACGCACTGATTTGGTTATGTGGATGTCACTCCTGTGGGggtctaaacacacacacacacacacatttgtttttgtgaattgtgggaactttccatagacttctatagattttatactgaccaaacgatattgtctatcccctaacccaaccttaaccctaaacctagccctcacagaaaacatgtttgcatctttacactttcagataaacatcatttactatttttaatcattttttaacattgtggggtcCGCAGGCcggtcaggttttactatccttgtggggagaTTTGgcccccacaatgtagcaaaaacaagtacacacacacacacacacaaaatgttttttcagtgGTTATTTTTGGTGGTTGAGGTGCTACAGTATATAGCACTGCTCCCATAATAAAGAACCTGTTAAGCCCAGTATggttcttcagtggttctttgggGTTTTTGAGGTGCTTTATAGCACCACTGCCATACAAGGAACCCATTAAAagtgaagtccacttccagaacaaagatttacagataatgtactcactctctttctttcttgtcataaagaaattgttttttgagggaaaacattttagcattttctccatataatggacttctatggtgccccgagtttgaacttccaaaatgcagtttaaatgtggcttcaaacgatcccaaatgtgattgtaaacgatcccagctgagaaagaagggtcttatctagccaaatgattggttattttcataaaaaaataatacaattttatacttttaaatgtcaaatgctggtcttgtcttactctgcctggactctgtttttgttctggttcatgtcagttagggcatgtcgaaaaattcaaaatcgtcctatattgctgttttaccttttttgttaaaggtgtttgatcttctttgcatgttcactttgcaaagactgtgtcggtacttctgcagtgatgcaggatgattttgaagtgatttctgaagtggaagaaaatacgattggagtttttcgacataccctaactgtcttgaaccagaatacacagagttcaggcagagcgagacaagacgagcatttgagatttttaaaagtatttaaattgtattttttaatgaaaataaccaattgtttcactagataagacccttcttcctcggctgggatcgtttgaagccacatttaaactgcattttggaagttcaaactcagggcaccatatcagtccgtttatggagaaaaattgaaatgttttcctcaaaaaacataatttctttacaactgaagatcatgaacatcttggatcacaagggggtgagtagattatctgtaaattttgttctggaagtggacttctccttcaagcCCCTGTGTAGTGTCTCTCAGTCTCTTAGTTTAGTTGGGgacatgatttaaaaatgtcattaaaatacagttttttccTGAAGATAACATGGATCTCAACCTTTTTATGTACacagaaaagcataaaagtgatttaaaatgGCCATTGTAATAAATTCCAATTCATAGGAAACATAAGTGGAGTAATATATCTAAAATCTAAGGAGGAGAATGGGCTTCCTCTAATTCTACATAGCaccatttgacattttaaagatAGAGGAACCACTTtaagtgctatatagcacctttGATTACAAGCCAATGTTCCACCTTTAGTACTAttcagcaacattttttttttttttagagtgtacacaA contains:
- the LOC127159590 gene encoding ribonuclease inhibitor-like codes for the protein MNLSWNKLGDSVKLFSDVLQNPHCKLETLWLWDCGVTDEGCAALASALRSNPSHLRILHLYGNKLGDSSRKLLSDLKDDPHYKLETLYCYSQYLDVSPVSSGSADGE